The following proteins are co-located in the Diorhabda carinulata isolate Delta chromosome 4, icDioCari1.1, whole genome shotgun sequence genome:
- the LOC130892843 gene encoding uncharacterized protein LOC130892843: MYTIVNDIKCRFTVWSALIITLFTTIVKGQDRCSFQNFIECAKPLSVLTDSGLTFFNSKQDLEKVCPNLKEAIRCIHGFTRHCMNKEDRQHFKELFRGTGSMVHELCREGHYQQEYLKHAPCMTEISTENERCFENYTIAMDKLKSNTMQVDSSLIDITSELKKKRAIADEGIRNVCCGFQEYIECSTTAVRNKCGDNTAEFSRNFLNKMSSTMLNVHCTEYGKRQCGLSDTMLLPSSSSTVQAVLSLTTTVISLQFLLR, from the exons atgtatacaaTTGTTAATGATATTAAATGCAGATTTACCGTTTGGTCGGCGCTAATAATAACac tatttacaACAATAGTTAAAGGTCAAGATAGATGTAGTTTCCAGAATTTCATAGAATGCGCCAAGCCACTCTCGGTATTAACAGATTCCGGATTAACATTTTTCAACAGCAAGCAAGATTTAGAAAAAGTGTGCCC AAACTTGAAAGAAGCCATTAGATGCATTCACGGTTTTACAAGGCATTGCATGAATAAAGAAGACAGACaacatttcaaagaattgtttCGTGGAACAGGCTCAATGGTGCACGAACTGTGCAGAGAGGGGCATTATCAACAAG AATATCTGAAACACGCTCCTTGCATGACTGAAATTTCAACTGAAAATGAAAGGTGTTTCGAAAATTACACCATCGCCATGGATAAACTGAAATCGAACACCATGCAAGTGGATTCATCGCTAATAGATATAACTAgcgaattgaagaaaaaaagggCGATAGCTGACGAGGGGATAAGAAATGTTTGTTG TGGATTCCAAGAATATATTGAATGTTCTACCACGGCCGTTAGGAATAAATGCGGTGACAATACAGCTGAATTTAGtagaaactttttgaataaaatgtccTCTACGATGTTAAAC GTGCATTGTACAGAATATGGCAAAAGACAATGCGGTTTATCGGATACTATGTTGTTGCCTTCCAGTTCATCGACAGTACAAGCAGTGTTAAGTTTAACAACAACAGTAATAAGTTTACAATTTCTATTACGGTAG